In Synergistota bacterium, the genomic stretch TGGGACTCCTTACAATCTTGAAGACGATTACGAAACAAGAAGGCAAAATAATGCTCATAGAATATCAGACATAAAAATATCAAAAGAGATTAGCCAGAATGGAAAGCTATTTTTAAATTACTTTTCCAAACACAAAGGTCTACCTAAACCAGCACCGGGAAGCGATAAAGAAGGAAATATCTCTCACTCCAACCTATCTGACGAAAGATTTATTGCTGAGATATCTAAAGAAATTTCTTTCTCCAATAATCTAAAGGGAGACATCTCTTTATACGGTGTATATTCAGAGCGAGAGTTTTTAAATCCTTATGAAGATGTAGGATGGTATGGTCAAAAACATAACTGGTATAACTCTTATAAGGTCGGAACTCAAGTTTCGCTCAATTACCTAATAAACCAGAATAATTTTTTAGAAGTCTACTTAGATCTTTTTAAAGAGGGACTTAATCCTGGAGGCGATATAGTTAAACAGGGGGAATTTTCTCCTCTCAAGGGAATAAAAACTTACGAAAGAAATATCCTTAGCATTTCTCTTGATTACACGGTTTTAAGGGAAAGATTTTCTATCATTCCTTGGTTTAGATTTCTAAAATCAGATGACAGGTCAGAGAAACTAAATGGTGAAACTCTTTCCTCTTCATCTGAACACCTTTCTTATGGCTTGAGAGTTAAATATGCCTTAAATGAAAACTGGAGTATTAAATTCACATGGGGGATACTAAGCCGAATTCCGAATTTCTATGAAAAATTTGGAGACGGGGCCTTTATAATACCCAATCCTTACCTTGAAAATGAAGAGGGAAAAAATTTTGATTTAAGCTTAGAGTACAGAGGAAGAAACGTGGCAGGATATATAACTTACTTCCAAAGCGACATGGACAACTTGGTTGAATTTATAATGCTTAATCCTAGATTTGGCCGATATATAAACATCAGTGGTGCCAGAATAAAAGGAGTAGAAAGTAGTCTCAGTTATATTCTCAAAAACGGTTGGAGTCTTTCTTTATCCTATACTTATATGGAAACAGAAAGCGAAGTTCCTGGCTATAAGAAAGGAAAACCTTTACCTAATAGACCCGAGCACAATC encodes the following:
- a CDS encoding TonB-dependent receptor, with translation MIKKLFLILFIFTFLTFFSSEIKAQVFELSPIEVYDSIINILEAEPSSYSVIFPSKFEGEFKDLGELLSKIPGIHVTKLGGRGAYTVVSIRGSTSAQVVVYLNGILLNASGEGAIDISTIPLNAIERIEIYRGSVPARFGIPGIGGVINIVTLEKADFKTFKTTIGSFRSFALENITSIKNGLFSINLETSKGNYPYHNDNGTPYNLEDDYETRRQNNAHRISDIKISKEISQNGKLFLNYFSKHKGLPKPAPGSDKEGNISHSNLSDERFIAEISKEISFSNNLKGDISLYGVYSEREFLNPYEDVGWYGQKHNWYNSYKVGTQVSLNYLINQNNFLEVYLDLFKEGLNPGGDIVKQGEFSPLKGIKTYERNILSISLDYTVLRERFSIIPWFRFLKSDDRSEKLNGETLSSSSEHLSYGLRVKYALNENWSIKFTWGILSRIPNFYEKFGDGAFIIPNPYLENEEGKNFDLSLEYRGRNVAGYITYFQSDMDNLVEFIMLNPRFGRYINISGARIKGVESSLSYILKNGWSLSLSYTYMETESEVPGYKKGKPLPNRPEHNLNLRVERSWKNYEAFIEGELTSENYFDTGGLVKFNDWWTVNLGLSYRFSEKEKLTLTINNITDNQRFRTKPAFGFGPEKIADYPPVGRNFYLTYIKNF